TAAACCTAATATTTACCGTAGTCGCGCTCATAATGACGGAAGTTTTTTAGGTTTTTCCTTTTATGAACGGGCTAATAAAATTGTCAACCTTAAATTTTTGAATTCTTGGAATTTGGTCCCTTGGGTCTTGGTCTCTTGGGTCTTCTACCCTGCCTCCTGCCTACTTTCTCCCCTGGGTCTAGGTCTCTTGGAACTAGTGTACTTGGGACTTCTATCCTGCTGAGCGCTCTTTCGGATTTGTAATTCGAAAGCATCATTTCATAAAGTTCAGATTCGGGATTTGACAGTTCGGGATTACAAATCCCGAACAGCGGAGTCCTGAACAGCGGGGGAGACTTGACAAAAGATAAAAAGTATCTCAAACCCTTATTTTTTTATAATTTTGTTTGACAATAATTCTTTAACAAGCATGAACAGACAATTTTTGATAATATGCAAAATTGATATGAGCAAGTTAGCTTTATTGGAAAAACTAAGACCTGAACATCTTCAGTACATTCAAAGTCTAAAAAAAACAATTCGCTACGGGGGTGTTTTATTAACCGAAAATAATGAGCAAAAGGGTATATGCTATATAGTTAATGCAAAAACAATTTCAGAAGCTAAACAGTTTATAAAAGATGACCCTTATTACCTATTGTATCAAAAAGTTGAAGTCGATTTATTTGAACAAAAACTTCCGGAAGAATAACTACTCAAAATGCAAAGTAAAAAAGTAAAATATCTCATCATCGGGGCAGGCCCTGCAGGTTTGCAAATGGCTTACTTCTTGCAAAAAGCCGACTTAGACTACCTGATACTTGAAAAAAGTAAAATGCCCGGTGCTTTTTTTTCTAAATATCCAATCCATAAAAAGCTTATCTCTATAAATAAAAAGTATAACTACTTTGAGGAAGAGGAGTTTAATATGCGACACGACTGGAACTCACTATTGTCTGATGATAAAACGCTGAGATTTACTGAATACTCAGATGAATTATTCCCGGATGCTGAATTACTTTGTACCTATTTTAAAGACTATGCTGAAAAGCTTAAGCTGAATATTCTCTATGATACTACAGTACATAAAATCTCTAAAAATTCTGCCGGTGAGTTTTATGTAAAAACAACAGGAGGAGATGATTTTCATGCAGAAGTTCTCTTGCTTGGAACCGGAGTCGTTGCCCATCATATTCCAAAAGAAATTGAAGGCATAGAACATACAATTAACTATGGAGACGCTCCCTTAGAGCTGGATAAATATAAAAATAAGCGTGTAGCAATTATTGGAAGCGGAAACTCAGCTTTCGAAACGGCTGATTATATAGCCGGTGTGGCAGCAAATGTTCATGTATTCGTGAATAACTCGCTTAAAATGGCCTGGGAATCCCATTTTGTAGGGAATTTAAGAGCTGTGAATAACAACCTGCTAGATATGTATCAGCTAAAATCCTTGCATGCAGTTTTAAAACCCCGTATCAGAAAAATTACGAAACTTGATAATGGAAACCTTCAGACACAGCATGAATATGACTACCCAGAATCAAATGTTCCGGGTACATTAAAACTTACACGAGAGTATGAGTATATCATTAATTGTTCCGGTTTTGTATATACTAAACCTGACCTTTTTGATGATAATCTAAAGGTTGAAACAGTTATGGCCGGTAAGTTTTATGCACTGAATGACGTATGGGAGTTTAAGAATGTTAAAAACATGTACGTGATTGGAACCGGTATGCAGGCTATTGACAGAAAAGCATCCTCAGGCTTTATACACGGTTTTAGATATAATGTGAGGACGCTGTCAAACTTGCTGTTGGAAAAATTTGAAAACAAAGCCTATCCCTTTGAAAAACAGGCTCTCAATCCTTTCAATCCCTTTTTAGAGCAACTTTATAAGCGATTCAGCATAGGAGATGCAATTTTTCAGCTTTTTGGTTTTTTAGGAGATATGCTGGTTTATGATGAAAAAGATAAAACACTGCATTGGTATAAGGATTTACCGGTAAAGCATATAGCTGAGCGCATGCCAAAGGATAAAAAAGTTCTTCAGTTAACGTTGGAATTTGGTTTTCATCACTATCCGGATAAATCCAGCCTTGATTTTATGGGACCATCAGACCCTCATAATACGGATAAATCAGCTTTTTTACATCCGGTAATCAGATATTATTACAAAGGCACAGTAAAGGAATTTCATTTCGGGGATTCGCTTTTGGGGCGCTGGGATATGCCTCATGCCGAAGGAGGAGCTATTGCTTCTTACCATACAGAATTTTACAACTGGATGGCTGAAATATTCGGATTGGAAAAAATTGACGTGGATTCTTTAGGTGAAAATCCGGTTTTTGAGAAGTGGTAAACTACTCGTAACGTATATCTATTTCACCTGTGGACCGGTCTTGTATGGGATGTGACTGTACAGAAATAAAAATACTTTCCTCTGTTAACTCAAATCCATGCTTTACGCCGGCAGGTGCTTCAAAGATATCCCCCTCCTTAAATGGAAAGGCTTTGTCGTCTAATAATACTTTTCCTTTTCCCTGAAGAAAAATAAACTTAGCGTTAGCTCTGTCGTGGATGTGCGGCTTATAATAAGTGTCAGGGTATAGCTTAACGATTTCTACACAACCGGAATCTGTAGGTATTCTATAGATGCCGAATCTTTCTTCATCATCGGTTTGTTTATCCTCAAAGGCTATGTTTTTCAGTGCATTTACATAAAAATCCATTGTATTTTGCTTTTATTTTGTATAAGAATTGACTTGATTTCTGAGCTCATAACGTACAGTTTTTCCAATAGGTGATTTTGGCAGCTCCTTAAAGCGGTAAATTTTTTTAGGTACCTTAAAACGAGCCAAAAATTTTTCACAATGAGCAATAATTGTATCGTCCGTTAATGCAGACCCTTCCTTTATAACTATACATGCGGCAACAATTTCACCACTTTTATCCGATTTTTGAGCAACAACTCCCGCATCCAGTATATCTTCTAATTTTGACAGCACAGACTCAACTTCGTTAGGGTAAACTTTATTTCCTGAAACGCTGATCATATCTTTTTTCCGGTCTACCAGTCTATATTGGGAACCTTTTATTTTTTCGGCTATATCTCCGGTTTTAAACCACCCCCGGTAAAAAGCTTTAGCCGTTTCAGCTTCATTTTCAAAATACTCGTTCGTAACCTGAGGGCCTTTCAGTGCAATTTCTCCCGCTGTATTTTCCGATAAAATCTCCCTGTTATTTTCATCTAATAAAGCCACTTTAGTGTCTGGAACAGCCACTCCGATTGCATCATTTTCATTGGTTTCATCCATTGGACTTACAATTGCCAGTGAGCAGGTTTCAGTTAGTCCGTAAGCGCTGTACAAAGGCTTACCGGTTAGTTCGGTCCATTGTTGCTTGGTAGTGACCGGTACATATTCTCCTCCGGCTAAGGAAGCTCTTATGGCTGAAAAATCAATGCTTGAAAATTCCGGGTGCTGCATCAGTTTTTTGTACCAGGTATTCACAGCCACCGTAAAATTGACAGGATTATCTTTAAGCAAGCGGATAATTAAATCAGTATCGCGGAGATTTTGATACAAAATACAGCTCCCCCCGTTTCGCATAAAAAAAAGCAGATTAAAAACCAGGCTAAAAATATGATAAAATGGAAAGGCTATCAAAACCTGTAAATTTTCAAGGGAAATATATTTGCCGATATGTTTACTCAGCTGTTCTACATTGTCAATTACCTGTTGATGAGTGATTACGGCAGCTTTGGTTATGCCGGTTGTGCCTCCGGTAAATTGAAGAAAAGCAACTTCCGGTCCTGCTAAATCAGTAAATTGTATCTCTGTAGTCAATGCAAAGAGTTCAGGCTTTTTGAATGAAATTTCTTTTTCATCAATGATAAAAACCTTCTTAATACCTGTATGCGGAAGATCCTGCTCTATTTTTTTAAAAATTTCTTTAGTGGTAATTAACAAAGAAACTTTGCCTAAAATCAATCGGTCCCGGATTTCAAAATTGGAAAGGTTCGGGTTTAAATTAACGGCAGTTCCGCCTAAGTTGAGCAAGGGGAAAAGGTGATATAAATAGTTAAAACAATTGGGGGCAATGATGCTGAAGTGAAGGTTTTTAACATCAGAAGCCTGATTTTTATACCAATCACCGGCAATTGAAATTTGCTTGAAAAATTCACTATATGTGGAAATGTCTCCTTTTTCTGTTTTCAGAAAAGGTTTTTCTTTATAATTTTTGCAATGAACAGCTAAAAAATCATACAATTGAATCATAAAACAAATTTAGAGAATTTTAGCTCAATGAACAGATGTTCAAAGCTTCCTTTTTAAATAAATGCCACCCCAATTTAAGCCGCTCCCCATTCCAATTAAAAAAATATTTTTGGCATTTGGTGAATTGATTAAGTAATCGTCAAGGGTAAGCAAAACAGAAGCCGAAGATGTATTGCCATATTTTTCTACGGTGAAGGCAAGCTGAGAATCGTTAAACCCTAAAGCTTTTACAGCTTTGGTGATTAGCACCTTTGAAGCCTGATGAATAATTAACTGATCAAGCTGATTAATCTGAAGTTTTGATTTTTTCAAAAGATAACGAATGGTTTCCTGCACCGTTTCATGAATAAAATCTGCTGTATTATTGCCTTTCATAGTTAACAGATGATCTTTTTTCTTTACTGAGTCTTCTGTTATCGGATATGCGCTGCCACTTGACTTTATTCCAAGCGTTATTTCTTCATCTGCCCTTGATTTTAAAAAAATATCTTTAATGATATAAGCCGGGTTTTCTCCTACCAAACAAGCGCTTGCCCCGTCTCCAAACATGCCGGCGGTGAAAAAATCCTCCCGGTCTACAATTGTTGTCATTCTGTCAACCCCAACCACCAGCCCCATTTTTCCTATCCCGGTCTTGATGTATGAGTATGCCGTTGCCAAACCGTAAATATTTCCTGCACAAGGCATATTTAATTCCATAGCAAAAGAGTCCTCTCTCATGCCAATCAATTTCTGCACTTTTGTTGCTGTAGTAGGCTGTATATGATCTCCGGAAGTTGTGTTTAAAATTAAAAAATCAATTTCTGATACAGCTACATTTGCTTTTTTTATTGCATGCATACAGGCCTCACTTGCCATATCAGAAGGGAGCCGGTTGGTTTTTGCTCTGCTTTTGATTCCATACCTTTGCTGTAACAATTCATCCAGCGATTTATTCGAGATGCCCGGATCATAATTTGAAACTTTTTTTTCAAGCGCATCATTTGACTCAATTATTTCTCCAATCACCGCTCCTGTTGAAATTATACCGATTTTCATTTATTATTCAGCTTTAATTAAGTGAATATAGTAACTATGTTTAATTGTATCATTATGTAAAAAATGAAAAACAAAATAAATGTCTGATGAGTCAAAGACCGGACATAGTTTTATCAGCCTGTTTACTTTTGAATCGGTCATTTTTTCTACACTTTTTGCATGTATTTCTTTGATTTTAAAATCTGCAAAATGCTTTTCTAAATACATAACTATTGAGCTAAACGTAAATTCTTTTACCTCTATTGAACAACTGATTTTACTTAAAAAATCATAAAAAGGAAAGACTGATACATTGATATAAATTCTTTCGGGTACTAACTTTTGAGAAGAAGCTGACTTTTGACTTGGGATATTAAAAATATTCACCTCATCTACAAAGTAATCTATACCTCTGTACTGACAAATTTCACACATAAAATCATAAAAGTACTTGGCATAACCCTTTGATCTGTACTCTTTTTTTAGCCCGAAAATTGACCCGTGAAAAGTGTTTTCTTTAAATTCACCCATAAACAGGCCTATTCCCTTATTTTCTTTATTTAAAACTCCGGTAAAAGCATGTTCGTTGTAATCTTTTGTAAAACGGCTGTAATAATCTTTAGCTAATAACTTTCTCAGTGATAATGGCATTACATTACCGGATAAGATTGAAGTATATTCCACCCAATCATTATTGTCTAAAACATCTTCCAGGATTTCCTGAAATTCTATATCGGATTTAGCATCGCTAACTTCCCTTATTGAAAAAAGAGGGTCTCTTTCAATTTTGGGTTTATCTTTTATTAAAAGTGAATTGAAGTAATTTATGGTGTAAATCTCATAGGGATAGCTGAGTTTTTTTAAACTTTCCAGTAAATCTTTTTTGCCCCCGTAAAGCTTGATACGGCACACGTCAAAACCACCGGAATAGATTTCTTTTTCAAATTGTACTTGAGAAAAATCATCTGTAGTTAGCTCTTCCCGGCCAATTTTAAACTTAAAAATATCTGATTCTAATTTAGAGTGCCGCATATAAGAGGTTAAATGTATTCATAAACACTACTAAAAACTTTAAGGTTTTAATTTTCAAAATGCAATCTTAAATTTACGAACTTTATGGTTACCAAATTTTTTGTAATTATAAACTGCCTCCTTAATGTAAGGTGCATTTGATAAGATATAAAACAAAATAAAGTTCAGGATATTTAAAGGAAAAGGAAGAGGCCTTACGACGTCAATAAATAATACTACTCTGTCTTGATTTGTATAATTATGTGCTGAATGAAGTTTTGTGTCATCAAACAGCATTATTTTCCCTTTTTCCCAATTCATTTTTTTGTCCTCTACTTGCAAATAACATAATTCTTCTGAGTCAGGTGGAATTTTTAGTC
The Chitinophagaceae bacterium genome window above contains:
- a CDS encoding ketoacyl-ACP synthase III gives rise to the protein MKIGIISTGAVIGEIIESNDALEKKVSNYDPGISNKSLDELLQQRYGIKSRAKTNRLPSDMASEACMHAIKKANVAVSEIDFLILNTTSGDHIQPTTATKVQKLIGMREDSFAMELNMPCAGNIYGLATAYSYIKTGIGKMGLVVGVDRMTTIVDREDFFTAGMFGDGASACLVGENPAYIIKDIFLKSRADEEITLGIKSSGSAYPITEDSVKKKDHLLTMKGNNTADFIHETVQETIRYLLKKSKLQINQLDQLIIHQASKVLITKAVKALGFNDSQLAFTVEKYGNTSSASVLLTLDDYLINSPNAKNIFLIGMGSGLNWGGIYLKRKL
- a CDS encoding pyridine nucleotide-disulfide oxidoreductase, giving the protein MQSKKVKYLIIGAGPAGLQMAYFLQKADLDYLILEKSKMPGAFFSKYPIHKKLISINKKYNYFEEEEFNMRHDWNSLLSDDKTLRFTEYSDELFPDAELLCTYFKDYAEKLKLNILYDTTVHKISKNSAGEFYVKTTGGDDFHAEVLLLGTGVVAHHIPKEIEGIEHTINYGDAPLELDKYKNKRVAIIGSGNSAFETADYIAGVAANVHVFVNNSLKMAWESHFVGNLRAVNNNLLDMYQLKSLHAVLKPRIRKITKLDNGNLQTQHEYDYPESNVPGTLKLTREYEYIINCSGFVYTKPDLFDDNLKVETVMAGKFYALNDVWEFKNVKNMYVIGTGMQAIDRKASSGFIHGFRYNVRTLSNLLLEKFENKAYPFEKQALNPFNPFLEQLYKRFSIGDAIFQLFGFLGDMLVYDEKDKTLHWYKDLPVKHIAERMPKDKKVLQLTLEFGFHHYPDKSSLDFMGPSDPHNTDKSAFLHPVIRYYYKGTVKEFHFGDSLLGRWDMPHAEGGAIASYHTEFYNWMAEIFGLEKIDVDSLGENPVFEKW
- a CDS encoding cupin domain-containing protein, encoding MDFYVNALKNIAFEDKQTDDEERFGIYRIPTDSGCVEIVKLYPDTYYKPHIHDRANAKFIFLQGKGKVLLDDKAFPFKEGDIFEAPAGVKHGFELTEESIFISVQSHPIQDRSTGEIDIRYE